In one window of Chryseobacterium sp. JV274 DNA:
- a CDS encoding reverse transcriptase family protein, whose protein sequence is MTFLLDKYKEHALASNHSNEFISETIQYANFLSSKNLPVLFSLPHLCLASAVSIKNTLEICNSSRIEYYKRFKIKKRRGGYRTIQTPTNELKYLQKWILRNILEKFPSHKSCTGFDKLSSIKKNAEIHLNAECILKIDLLRFFDSINERRIYGIFKSFGYQNNLCVSLAKICTVKQNETFYNTFKKNEDNLKQYLLSKDEGILPQGAPTSPKLANLILRNLDKRLERLCSKYNVNYSRYADDLTFSGKKENLLYLKKIIYKIIYSENLFVNIGKTKFIVRGNPYLVTGLSVHNEEVKVIRRKKKEIEHHLYHCIKNGVILHLIKSNIGNRNFKDWLFGNICFVYSIEPKVGQNYFNDFNKIEWPL, encoded by the coding sequence ATGACCTTCCTATTGGATAAATATAAAGAACATGCATTAGCATCTAATCACAGTAATGAATTTATTAGCGAAACAATTCAGTATGCTAATTTTCTGTCTTCAAAAAATTTACCTGTATTATTCTCGTTACCTCATTTATGTTTAGCTTCTGCTGTAAGTATAAAAAATACACTTGAAATTTGTAATTCTAGTAGAATTGAGTATTACAAGAGATTTAAAATCAAAAAAAGAAGAGGAGGTTATCGTACAATTCAAACTCCCACGAATGAATTAAAATATTTACAGAAATGGATTTTAAGAAACATTCTCGAAAAATTCCCATCACATAAGTCATGTACAGGTTTTGATAAATTAAGTTCTATAAAAAAAAATGCTGAAATACATTTAAATGCTGAATGTATTCTTAAAATCGATTTACTTCGTTTTTTTGATTCTATAAATGAAAGAAGAATTTATGGAATTTTTAAATCTTTTGGTTATCAAAATAATTTGTGCGTTTCATTAGCAAAAATTTGTACAGTAAAACAGAACGAGACGTTTTATAATACATTTAAAAAAAACGAAGACAATTTAAAGCAGTATTTATTATCTAAAGATGAAGGCATCTTACCACAAGGAGCACCTACAAGCCCAAAGCTAGCGAATTTAATTTTAAGAAATTTAGATAAAAGATTAGAAAGATTGTGCTCAAAATATAACGTGAATTATTCTAGATATGCAGATGATTTAACTTTTTCTGGAAAAAAAGAAAACCTACTTTATTTAAAGAAAATTATTTATAAGATAATATATAGTGAAAATCTTTTTGTAAATATTGGTAAAACAAAGTTTATAGTTAGGGGTAACCCATACTTAGTAACTGGTTTATCAGTGCATAATGAAGAAGTTAAAGTAATTAGGAGAAAAAAGAAAGAGATTGAACATCACTTGTATCATTGTATAAAAAATGGTGTTATATTACATTTAATAAAATCAAATATCGGAAATCGAAATTTTAAAGATTGGTTGTTTGGTAATATTTGTTTTGTTTATTCTATTGAGCCAAAAGTTGGACAAAATTATTTTAATGATTTTAATAAAATAGAATGGCCTCTCTGA
- a CDS encoding DNA helicase UvrD, which translates to MDKSIILSVAGSGKTYFLVEKTNLHQNFLLITYTNSGVESIRSEVISKYGYLPNNIRVLNFFSFLYTFCYKPYLSDKYNVKGITWQSPKSIYDNGFTNKFRFLYGNRLSKLINTECIEDVKKRIEKYFDSVFIDEIQDFASSDFNFIVNIIEGNYNINLVGDFHQHTFDTSRDKNINKNLYKNEANFLKYFEQKGFNKNTDSLIKSRRCSKNVCDFIRNKLGVNIESLNKFDTEIKLLENDCEIQDVVSNNQIVKLFLTRHYNYKCNSNNWGNCKGLTFENVCVVINDEILKQFYNDKFIFKSDTTKNKFYVACSRTRGKLYFVSDKKMKIFKK; encoded by the coding sequence ATGGATAAGTCAATAATTCTTTCTGTTGCTGGTTCTGGAAAAACATATTTTCTGGTAGAAAAAACTAATCTTCATCAAAATTTTTTGTTAATTACTTACACAAATAGTGGAGTTGAAAGTATAAGAAGCGAAGTAATATCAAAATATGGTTACTTACCCAATAATATTAGAGTATTAAATTTCTTCTCTTTCTTATATACATTCTGTTATAAACCATATTTAAGCGACAAGTATAATGTTAAAGGCATCACTTGGCAATCACCCAAAAGTATATATGATAATGGTTTTACAAATAAGTTTAGATTTTTGTATGGTAATAGGCTATCTAAATTAATTAATACAGAATGTATAGAAGATGTTAAAAAAAGAATTGAAAAATATTTTGATTCTGTATTCATTGATGAAATTCAAGATTTTGCATCTAGTGATTTTAATTTCATTGTTAATATAATAGAGGGTAATTATAACATAAACCTTGTAGGAGATTTTCATCAACATACTTTTGATACTAGCAGGGACAAGAATATCAATAAAAATTTATATAAAAATGAAGCTAATTTTCTAAAATACTTTGAACAAAAAGGATTTAATAAAAATACGGATTCTCTTATAAAAAGTAGAAGATGTAGTAAAAATGTATGTGATTTTATAAGGAATAAACTGGGTGTCAATATTGAATCATTAAATAAATTTGACACTGAAATAAAATTACTTGAAAATGATTGTGAAATTCAAGACGTGGTTTCGAATAATCAAATAGTAAAATTATTTTTAACAAGACATTATAACTATAAATGTAATTCGAATAATTGGGGAAATTGTAAAGGGCTAACTTTTGAAAATGTTTGTGTAGTAATTAATGATGAAATATTAAAGCAATTTTATAATGATAAATTTATTTTTAAATCGGATACTACAAAAAATAAATTTTATGTAGCTTGTTCAAGGACTAGAGGCAAATTATATTTTGTATCAGATAAAAAAATGAAAATATTTAAAAAATAG
- a CDS encoding ATP-dependent nuclease — protein MKKIKKLKLHNFRKFKNLEIDFDDDLNLLIGDNEAGKSSILTAIDLVLSGSRTKVENIGLENLFNKDIIREFLSSERNNNNLPKLFLELYLDEQNNDRTSGRNNSDNVECDGLRLNIFPNDEYSKYIKDILENPDCVFPFEFYTISFTTFSDISYNSFAKHLKHIFIDNSSMNNEYAMKEYVKDIYNSSLTNTLEKYKHHHQYRHHKEQFKKNVLKDLNDRIGDYNFSLKNNSKSNLDNDLTIYENEISIDNKGKGKQAIIKTELALSRNVQDLDALLIEEPENHLSHVNTRLLIEKIKDSNNKQIFITTHSNLISTRLDLRKSILLNSTDNKAIKLISLPKETAQFFIKAPDNNILEFILARKNILVEGDAEFMLIDKFSQKHLNNNLHRLEINVLSVDGTSFSHYLEIAKLLNIKTCVITDNDGQTKGEMDENFAKYASENIKVYFDVDTERRTFEICLYQDNTALCDKLFITPKRKLSIQDYMLKNKTESAYKLLLDESNIEVPTYIKDALKWISQ, from the coding sequence ATGAAAAAAATAAAAAAACTCAAACTACATAATTTTAGAAAATTTAAGAATTTAGAAATAGATTTTGATGATGATTTAAATCTACTTATAGGAGATAACGAGGCTGGAAAATCATCAATTTTAACAGCTATTGACCTAGTTCTAAGTGGAAGTAGAACAAAAGTTGAGAATATTGGATTAGAAAACTTGTTTAATAAAGATATTATAAGGGAGTTTTTAAGTTCTGAAAGAAATAATAATAATTTACCTAAACTGTTTCTAGAATTATATCTTGATGAACAAAATAATGACAGAACATCTGGGAGGAACAATAGCGATAATGTTGAATGTGATGGATTAAGACTTAATATTTTTCCTAATGATGAATATTCGAAATACATTAAAGACATTCTAGAAAATCCAGATTGTGTATTCCCTTTTGAATTTTATACAATATCCTTTACTACTTTTAGCGACATTTCATACAATAGTTTTGCTAAACATTTAAAGCATATATTTATTGATAATTCCTCTATGAACAATGAGTATGCGATGAAAGAATATGTAAAAGATATTTACAATAGCTCATTGACTAATACACTTGAAAAATATAAGCATCATCATCAATACAGGCATCATAAAGAACAATTTAAAAAAAATGTTTTAAAGGATTTAAATGATAGAATTGGTGATTATAATTTTTCGTTGAAGAATAACTCTAAGTCAAATTTAGATAATGACTTAACAATTTATGAAAATGAAATTTCTATAGATAATAAAGGAAAAGGGAAACAAGCTATTATTAAAACTGAATTAGCATTAAGTAGAAATGTTCAAGATTTAGACGCATTGTTAATTGAAGAACCTGAAAATCATTTAAGTCATGTAAATACAAGATTACTAATTGAAAAGATTAAAGATTCCAATAATAAACAAATATTTATAACCACTCACAGTAATTTAATTTCTACAAGATTAGACTTGAGAAAATCTATACTTTTAAATAGTACAGATAATAAAGCTATAAAGCTAATATCACTTCCAAAAGAAACAGCCCAGTTTTTTATTAAAGCACCTGATAATAATATTTTAGAATTTATACTTGCACGTAAAAATATTTTAGTAGAAGGAGATGCTGAGTTCATGCTGATAGACAAATTTTCACAAAAACATCTTAATAATAATTTACATCGTTTGGAGATTAATGTTTTATCTGTGGATGGGACAAGTTTTTCTCATTATTTAGAAATAGCAAAACTTCTAAATATTAAAACCTGTGTTATAACTGATAATGATGGCCAGACTAAAGGTGAGATGGATGAAAATTTTGCAAAATATGCTTCAGAAAATATCAAAGTTTATTTTGATGTAGATACGGAAAGAAGGACTTTTGAAATTTGCTTATATCAAGATAATACTGCTTTATGTGATAAACTATTTATAACACCAAAAAGGAAATTGTCTATCCAAGACTATATGCTTAAAAATAAAACAGAGTCAGCGTATAAATTGTTGCTTGACGAGAGTAATATAGAAGTTCCTACTTATATTAAAGATGCATTAAAATGGATAAGTCAATAA